CGTGTGTTTACTTTAAccacataaattttaaacccaaacTGAATTCACTTCTTGAAGCAATTTTAATTTACTAAAAGGATTGCTACGTGcagaaaactataaaaaaaggAGGTGATTGTGTAGTTTTTAGGTAGTTAATTTGGTCAAATGAGTGGATGTAGAGGATTAGTTACACCTTACTGCCGATATTAGTAGATGTAAGCCTTGGGATTAGTGTAAACTAGCTTAATAAAATCTAGTTCAAGAAAAAAATCGGATGTCGTAAAATTATTCATTCAGTTTTGTGAAACGTCTTCGagatatataaaattagaaataatacaaattttaatttcaactacatttttttataaaccctaTCATCTATCCGATCGGCACACCGCATGCAATTAGAAATAGAGAGTGGACTAACTTCATATTCTTATACAATGTTATTCTTATTTTGTTTGTGAAATTGTAGTCTCGTATAGATATCAGTAGGGACTTAAAAGTACAATGTTTTTACTCTTTTGGAAAGAATTCATTTTGCCCATCATATCACAACATTTCATTGATTTCAATCAAAAGTGCACAATATCTTATATGGTTAAAGGCTgagtaaatcatatatataaatagattaagTGTTATTCTTTGCGCTTCATCAAAGTCTCCGTCAACTAGAAGCTATTGGAGTAAGCCGATAAGTATACACATATGTCGGAGCTACCCATATTACAGGATGGcatagttgttttttttttttgctaaactcaGGATGACAGGATGACAGGATGACACACGGTTGAAGTTTAGATTCAGTTAAAACTTTACCTCAAAGATAACTTGCTTATGAAAAGGTATGTCAAACATTATAATCAAAAGAATAACACTTAACTTACAGGTCAATGAATAAACCAATGTATTTGATTTATTCTTCTAAATAACTCCAATGTGAGAGCATTCTTAATTTGATaatcctttatatatatatatttagctgAATATATGTATAGTTGCAAACGGGATGGTACTCTGCGTCCAGCTAATTACTACTGTGAACATAGAAATAtcatataatatcttaatatATGCAAGTATTTTTTTTGACTGAATAATATATGCAAATATTGCGATAATGAACTTTGTGAAGTTAGATTCCTGAATAAAAATAGACGTAAAAGTCGAACCCTTCAATTAATTTCATAAAGTCTTTCCACAAGAGGATTTGAGTCAAAACATAAGAGTTGTCGGTTGGACAAAATCCTAAACGCAGAATCTTTCAGACATTTAGTCAAATCGAACGAAAGGGTGAAGCTGTAAATTAAAGTAATGTCATTGATCCCATTGGCCACTTAAGCCCATTAAGCTATCTTTTTAAGTTTAACTAAAAGCTTGTATTTGTAATCTTCTGACACTGGTCAGTGGGAATAGAAACTGTGATCTGGAATGGAATAGAAACtgtgaagatttttttttaaaattcgtAGTTTAGTCTTAATTAGAAACCTGAAGGCAGTTGATTAgtagtaatatttttatgagTACGATTGAATTTAATTTCGAATCTTTTTGTAGTGGCAGCTGGCCTCGATCGGCCCTTGTTtccttttattaattaaaagactTCAAACCGAAGCGACAATATTAAAGCGGTTCTTAATTGGTCTTTAATAATTTCTCATCTTCATTCATAACTAGTAGTCCAGTACTGATAAATTACATACATTCAAACACACACAAGTTTAAATACGGGCTGACGAAAATTTCATGAACTTCATGACGTCGTGGTCCATGTGTGTCTACGTTACATGTACGCGTGTGTATATGCGTACATGAGATGCTGATTATTCTTGAAGTAATGACAATGGTTCATTTGTACGTATAGATATATACGTTTGTACGTAATAATATTGTAAGAAATACAGATTGTatacttttttaatttatttttcttgcgCTTGCTCGTGTTTATAACCTTTTCCCTCAGctccttttttaaaatattgtctTGAAGTAAAACCAAAGAAGTATTCAAACAAACTTTCTTGGGAGattaattcaaaaagaaaaaatggaattaAAAAACTCAGCTGAAATGGCGGCTGATCCTTCGGGTTCAGACCCCTCGCAAGGAAGCATAAATTGATTTCAACTTTAGCTAAACCACTTCACTTCCACTTCTCTACCAGAGTCAATATTTTTCCAGTTAGGGTTTCTTTCTTTAACTCCTTTAGTTTATAGGGTTTTAAGGAAAAATGGAAGAGAGAAACAACGATGGTGATCATAAAATGGAGGAAGTATTGTTGCCCGGGTTTAGGTTTCATCCAACCGACGAAGAGCTTGTAAGCTTCTACCTGAAGCGGAAGATTCAACACAATCCTCTCTCCATTGAACTCATACGACAACTCGATATCTACAAATACGACCCCTGGGATCTTccaagtatataatttttatttttcatactaTATCTCATATTCTTTGTTTACGTATAATATAATGGAATAATTTCTAAGCAAATCtgtttgttatttttgttgttgtgaatCAATATTGTAGAGTTTGCGACGGGTGAAAAGGAATGGTACTTTTATTGTCCGAGGGACAGGAAGTATAGGAACAGTTCGAGGCCGAACCGAGTGACTGGAGCCGGTTTCTGGAAAGCCACGGGAACGGACAGGCCTATATACTCGTCGGAAGGAAACAAATGCATAGGTTTAAAGAAGTCACTAGTGTTCTACAAAGGAAGAGCTGCAAAAGGAGTTAAGACTGATTGGATGATGCATGAGTTTCGTATGCCTTCGCTCTCGGagccatctccttcttctaaGAGGTTCTTTGATTCGCCTGTCTCTCCAAACGTAAGCTCACGTTAACTTCATCTATACATGCTGACATTAACACAATGTTTTGTCTAGATTTGATTTATTTGGAAAGAGAAATATGGTTGAAAAGTTATGGGGACGACTAACAGtactatatttaattattaagattgaAAGATTTGGTTAGAAGTCTTTTGAGAATAATTTTTCAAtgtgtaaataatatattatgtcTTGAATCTGGTGCATTTGTTTCGCAAAGTAACTAGTGAGTTGAACTAAACTATGTATTTAGGTATTACATTGAGAAAGCAAATGAAGTTATAAGTTTGTTTCATAGACAAATAAGAGAGATGTGAATATatggattttatatttttctggaGTCACTCTTTTTCTAACTTTTCCCTTTGATGTAAAACTCATTTTTTTCATGCCTACTAAAATCCATTTTAATAACAATGAGGTTTTTACCAAACATCTTCTTAAAATTTCAACTCAAACGCAAAACATTAAAAGTGCAATTATTatcttttcttataaatatgaaaacacATCTGTTgcaaaagtatatatatgaaaaaaaccaTTTAACCTAAGAACATATTACATGCCGCAAATGTTTTTGCCTGAAAtgattttgactttttttttttaaatgatttgacTTATTTTGTTATAAGATTAAACAACTTTacttatatacaaaataatgtGGATTTCTGCAGGATTCGTGGGCTATATGCAGAATCTTCAAAAAGACAAACACAACGACCCTAAGAGCTATGCCTCACTCATTTGTTTCCTCGTTGCCATCAGAGACAAGCATAGACACAATGTCGTTATCAAACACATCACACTTTTCTTCGGAGAAGATCCTCAAAACTAGCTCTCACTTCCAGGTTCATCATGAGAATATGAGCAGTACTACCAAACCTAGTAGTAGTCCAACTTCTCATGTGGCCACTATAAATCCATTCTCTTACTTGGATTTCACTTCCTACGAGAAAACCACCAACGTTTTCAATCCGGTTTCATCTTTAGACCAGCAATACCTCACTAATCTCTTTCTTGCCACACAAGAAACACAACCTCAGTTTCCAAGGCTCGCCTCATCTAATGAATTCCCCTCATTTCTCCTAAACACGTCATCGTCAGATTCTGCCTTCTTAGGAGAATGCACAAGCCAAATCGACCTAAGCGTTATGTTGGCTCAAGAGCAGTGTCCAGCGCTTGTAAGCCTACCACAAGAGTATCAAGAGAAAGGAAATGGGGAAATAAAGAGCATGGGTGGTTGCAATGAAGATCATCATAATCACTGTGGCACACTAATGTTTGGTGATACTGGTCCAACCGTTGAAGAGAACCATCGTCATCATTATCAAGACATAAAACATAACATGACATTGTTGGAGAGTTATTATTCCTCTTTGTCGTCAAGTAATGGCGATTTGCCAGTTTGTTTCTCCACAACTTGATTGATGTGGGTAAATTTCCTGTTTTTGCCTTGTGGCCTTCTTGCCTTGGCTTTCCCTTTGTAGGTTTTCTCTTTGACTAGCTGATGCAATGAAATTAAACCATTATTAATTATGCTTCGTTGAGTGTTTTATTTCACACAATTTAGTGTAAGATTGACTCGAGTGGAggatataaacaaaaaaattaaattaaacgaAAGAAAACCTTTAACAGATTTACGAAGCCCAAAAACAAATCTTTTCTAGAGCTGAGAAGTAAGAATGACCACAATAAAATACAGAATTGTTACTGAAATATTGCAACAAAATTGGAATTCAAAATGACACTAAGTGTATACAAAAATGGTTCGGCAATTCAGAAGAAACGTTGGGGCGTAATTTTCATGAACTATTTACTTTTGgtaatatattcaaattttatcaaaaaaaataatttttcatgaACTGCTGAACGAATGGCCGTCCATGAACTTGAGCCTGATCCAATAGAACTTTCACGACCATGTCCAAAGTTGCAGTCAAATATAAAGGCATTGCTGGCCTTACTTCAAAGCTTTTTCCGGTGCTATGGAAAGTAAACATAATCCTGTACCAGTTGCCCAAAACTAAGTGGAAACAGCTAAAGATCACTCCGTTAGGAAGTTGATATCTAGCTGATTCTGGTTATGCCCGGTTTATCATCATACTGTGTGATGTTCGAGTTCAATATAATACTTAAGCGATGGCACTACGTATGTAATAAAACTAAATTGTAAAAGACACTCCGGACAGCCGGACAAGTAAAAATGTGTGTAATTCATAATGTCAGAGAGAAGATAGTGAAAAAGATGTATCCTTTCAaggccaaaataaaaaaaaaacgtaaaacccTCAAGCCTTGTTAGCTACTTTCTCCTTAGCCTTTTGGAGTTTCAAAACTTTCTTCACGATCTTCTGCTCTTCAACAAGAAATGCTCGCACGATCCTGTAAAAATCCAGAAACACACACACCACTTAGTTTAGCAAACTCTCAAGTTATGTAATACAACAATATGACTTATAggttaaacaaacaaacaaaccttTCCCTGACAGCTAAAGCAGACAAAACTCCACCATAAGCACGGTTAACAGTCCTTCTGTTTCTTGATAACCTAGACCTCTTATATTCCGTGGGCCTCAAGTGAGGAATctgaaataaaaatgtaaaacccaTTACAAACATCGTTACACTCACATCGAAATTACagtaaaatatattgaaaagattaaaaaatttcTGCCACGGGTGGATAGTAATCCCTTATGTTATTACAAGGGACAACTTGAAAGACAAAGTGGCACGAACACTTTAGCTTATGATTATgttatgtactgatggagatTTATCTAACCAGCACAAGACCGTCAATAAGCACGACACTATTTCAACAACCAGAaactctcaaaaaaaaaacattcaaatctAATTGATTAACTACTCAAACTTGCACGAATCAAAATCCAGAGCACTAGAGAACACTTACTCCATGGATACGCTTGCCTGTAACAGGGCATTTGGGACCACTGGCTCTCTTCTTGGTGGTTTGATACACCAATTTACCTCCTGGAGTTTTGACGATACGGTGCTGGTTCGATTTGGTGGCGTAGCTGTGACGCGACCGGTATACAAGACGCTGCACCATTTTCTTGGCCGCTCCCTAGGGCTTTACTCTGAGACGGAGATAATATACGAGGGAGACGACAAAGCCTATAACCTAGACTCATTTGGGCCTTGTGAGTCACATAATGGGCCTATTCATCTTTATCACTACTACGTTACAAATTACAGGCCCAAGTAGTAAACCATCGATTTATTTATATACGGGTTTTCTTATTCAAACTCAAATACACCGCGGTGAATGTTTATTATACTGTTTGATGTTTACTCTTGTACCTTATTATAGAATGTAAATTAATCGGGAAAATTTTATGTTAATGtgagaaaaagacaagcaaattGTCATGTCTAATCTTATGCAAACTTCCTTGCAAAAACTACATTGCCAACCAAGATTGGTTTACTGAACAAAGGTAAATACAgcatattttcttcttttttttttgtttgcaaaTGGATGGTATGATTGTGTTGATACTATTTAGCTTCATTTTGGCTTTGCAAAAGGCTTTTTGTTGATGTTTGAGTTTGTAAAATTTTTAGGGGATTTGCCAAGTTTAACCGTGCTGATTACCCACTAAGCTAAGGCAAGGGAAGAGGATTGTTCCTGATGGCTTGAATGCCAAGTTTATGTGTTGCCATGGTCCGCTGGCTAACCGTCAGCCTGGAAATGCGTTCTTGTTGGTGCACAATGATGACTTGTGTATTTGGCTTCGATAAGTTttgcatatatgttttttttttgttttgttttgagccATCAGTTTCGAAGTTTACTCTTGGAATTTTATTGTTCATATGGAGGAGTGCTATGGTAgacttttgatttctttttcttcaaaatcgTTGTTCCGATTTTTTTAATGTGTACTTATATTTCTCCAAAAGTACTACTTGGATACTTTTTAATATCACtagtatttttaatgttaaattgCAATATTGGTGTAGTgactaagagcatcattatcctaCATCCTTGAAATTGGTCTCTTAATTAtattctaaataacaaaatattattattttagttgatTATGTTTAagcaattaaatttaaatgtaaataaaatgtCTAAGCTATACATACATTGACATTAGAGACGTTTCCTATcctagcaaaataaaaaaaaaaatcatttctctttctaactttttttatgtttttgatttttctttaattacAATTATCTTAACAATCCACTTAAGAACCCATCAATAAAGATGCTCTAAGAACATGAGCAGTGGGTGTCTCTCATCCCATTTCTCATcgtcaaaataatattaaaaaaaattagaaaagaaaaaaagaagcaagaaaaaggagaaagacGTAACTCCAAGAAGAAACTTCCAACAGTAGTTTGAGATCATTTTTTCAAACATCATCTCAATGGTCCAATTTTAAGAAACTTAAACTTCATTTAAAttacttaataataataatataatatgtgtAAAATAGTTAAGGTAGATACTCTACCACTAAAAGATGTTCTAATGGAGAAAAGAGGACATTACATGATCGTTTTCCTTTGGTTGTCATTTTCTGTTTATTCATCATAAACATCcccacaaaaaataaaacaaaaaaatcgtaagcattttcatgtttataaaTTAGGCTCAGCTTTAATCATTCAAACATAATCAGGCTGTCTTAATCATGACTTGTTGTTATCATCCCCTCGTTTGTATATTACCCACTtgatattcttttattttaacacAACAATGTCGGGAGGAAAAAAAATCTTGAGTTGGTCGTGTTCatatatataagaatgaataaatacataaatcatATAACTTTATGCATATACAGCAAAACTCATGACATTATTCAGTTTACCgactttgttttattatttttggttatcATGTCCTATTCGAAAAGGTAAGAAGTCTAATGAGAATGTTAAAGTTATACAAGCTATTTGATAACGTGAATGCcttttatcatatataattGAATTTCCCGAATAAGTTTGTCGTGAATTGATTTGAAGATGTCATGTGAGTTTCAAAACTGATAAATACCCTTCATTTTTTACGCAAACTAAAATAGTAATTGAAATGTATTTATGTTCATAATAATTACATCTacttaactaaaaaaatttaagataaataaaattatttataaaataatgtattttataattaatatttaatttagaatAAGTATAAATTGCATtggaaatttcaaaataatatttttgtgtaataaaaaaaatgtcaaaatatatttgtgaaaataataaatctaaTGAAAAATGATCTCCGATATTGACTATTACTTAACTGCACAACCATTCTGTTAACTAGACAGAATTAATTAGAAACCGATTTCTGTTAACGGTGGAAGTTGGATTGATTCGAAACTTGTCGACTCCACCATAACATTTTacaatactattaattattccctccgttcctaaaagatgtatgttttggaaaaaaaattgtttcaaaatgatacattttttatcttttcaatatatgattttatgaaaaattgtaagtttcaaaaaaattaatattatttattgaatttctattggctaaaagttatggaaaattgttattcacaaaaaacaatatatatttaatgagttttcttaatatatgtgaaaaatctagaatatgcatcttttaaaaacagagggagtagtaAACAGAAGTATTTATTAGATCTTTTCAAGGGATATGACTAACAAATCatgtgtattattttttttcaaaaaaaaaacaaatgtgtATAATCAATTTCACGAACAGGTGGAACATCGCATGAGTGGACTGTGGACCGACCACTTCAATAATTTTAGATCGACGGTGGGTACTATAATAATGCATAACAAAAATGCCATAtattagttcaaaaaaaaaattccatatGATTATGATAATGGCGTATTATGACAATTCCACCACTTTGCACATGCCACCTCCCACCATGGTCGAGCAAAGAAATGGCCCCAACATTGATCTGGTTATTTAGCCATCGAAGTTTTGTAGGACCCAAGTTTTGTTTCCAATTAGCTATAGATGTGTTAAGCAAAAAAGGAAGAAGTTATAGATGCTTTAGACGTTTTAGTATAATTTCATTATAGCATGTAGTATTTTagttttagtaatattatagtATATAGAAAGTGTACGAAAacgagttgacaaaaaaaaaagtgtacgACAAGTCGAAAACGCACTTATGGTTTAGTTTAAAAGCTGGCTATGAAAATGTTAGAGTTTGATGGTAAATGGTAATTAAGTATATCCAAATACATATCTTTACTTAAGAAATTGACATTTTCAGATGCTTTcttcatataatattttcagCTGCGAGCCTGCGACACATTAGTTCAAAAAGAACGTAGGCACATTGCATTTGCATATCGTACGTACGCACGGATTGTGTATTCGTACATCTCACTTTTTCAGTTTAGCAGCCGACaattatttattcttttattattattattttgaggTAAGtctgaatatataatatataatagagGAATTTTAGgagtaaaataatattcttttccaaacttttattatttttgtatattgaCTAGTGCTATATTCCAATCACTACTTGGAAAAATTGAATCAGATACCAAAgcagaaatgaaaaaaaaaaaaatctattcgTTTGTTAATTTGATGAATACAGTTTATCAAATTAACGCATCTTTTTTCTGCGTTCCCCACGTTCCCCACGGCACATGCAGTTTATTTCTTTTCATTAATTAACGGATGCAGAATTGCAGATGCAATTTCGATTATATTTAGCGAACACGCAACTCCCGTATGCATGGGTAAAACCGTAAAATGTAATCTATCTTTCTATAAACTATAGGCACTACTAAGATATGTTGGCCAACTCCAAGCACATATTCATTTGTTTCCAATGAGATATGCATCTCAAGGAATGCGAGTTACGTCATGCTCCTTGAATTACAAGTCCCAACACTGGATCGCATATACGTTTTGTTAAAATAAGCATATGTACATGATTTTTTGGTCCAAGTGTATCCTAATCGATTAACTTGTTGGTTAACTCCAATTAAGAGAGGCATGGTAAATCTCTGGTTGTGACTCGGTAACAACTTAATGGAAACCACTTGGGCTAGTTTCTCCTACCAACTAATATGTATATTGGTTTTTAAGTTTTggtaaaccaaaccaaaatggTTTATCTTTCAAAATATCTCTCTGTCCCAACCAGATTCGTGAATCAGTACCGCTGGTCCAGTACCGCGCATTCTCCTCTTGAATAATGGTATtttcaaaactatatttttggcTATAGTAAACATATGCAACTTTAAAATGCTTAGAAATAAACCTAAAAGCAACCTCTTATTGCATAGAAGCTTAGCAGAgttcttaaacaaaaaaaatactaatatgtttgtttaagaaaattaagattacacccccccccccccctacaATAATACAAATGTCCTCGGACAGTTTTCAAAAGATTcttaaaagtttaatatactcattttaatttctttcttcattttcgattactttttttatatattcacaAGAACCTCATGTGAGATATTTCTACTGGAAGTTAGGAATCCAGATAATCTAGTCATTAATTCTCATTTATATTTTACCTCAAAAAGAAAATCTTATTTATACCCTTCACGTAGCTCGAAGGAGACTTGGATAGAGAAATGAAAACCCACTattcaaattatttaaaaattgtaattttagaatcagttcaaaaaatatatatttaatttaattcattaaaggaaacgttaagaaaacaaaagcatTTGTCGTTTTTCTAAATCATCCATGTTCCACATGTTGGGAACcgtaaataaatagttttaactgggtggaattttttaaaaaaatttggcaAGCAGGCCAACAAAGTAaagtaaaagaaagaaaaaatgaaaagtaaagTTTAGCAGAAGTTCTccgaaagaaagagaaataaatcCCACTTGCGTAAATAATCATACCTCGAACAATGTATTCATCACCTTACTTCATTTCGAATCTGATTATTCTTTCCGTTTTAATTTAGATGTTGTTATAAGGCAAACTTTTATTAACTTATTTGTTACCTTtatctaaattaaaaataatcaatgtaataaattttaaaattaaataaacatttacctatttttaatttgtgtaaaaaaataaatattattttttaaaagagaaaacctTAAAATAAACAGTTggattttatgaattttttttctaaaacatgttagtttttttttctccatgTATACTTGAACGTTCAAGTCAAATtcatttctctgtttttcttcttttttcttaacttttttgtcagcaaaaataaaattgttttcctggctcttaattttttttctctctctctctcctttgcctttgtctttttattaacgtgtgttctgtcttttttttttgtcaacacgtGTGTTCAGTCTTTTCacttgtattatatttttattaattcatttaacttttttttttttgaaaaattttcatttaatattttcacttgtattatattttgtaaccgcgtaatttcaaaatataacgtCTTCCTGATTACCAACTAGAGGAATGCATAAGACAAATAATTGAAACGGTCATTCTAACTATAAAATACCCAATGTTTCATACCTATTTTTCAGAGAAAGAAAAACCATAGGAAGCATTTTATACttagatttcttttttttttctttttgaagaggTAGTAATAGAACTTAAAACGTGTCAATAACTAATGGAAATACTGTACCTggtaaaaacaaagaaatggTACTAGTGTTGCTTTACTAATGCTAACACCTAAAATGGTTTGAGTATTTGTACTCCCTACACACAACTTCTCACCTATTTGCATTCTATACCCTATTTCCCTTCAATTTTTTTCCCCCCAATACTACCATTTTCCCCCAATTCAATGGTATCCCACTCTTTTTAGGGTATTGAGCTAATTTGCTCAAATGGTTTATACACACAATAAAAGCGATATAAACACACATACATAAAATTCAACAAGAAAACACTGAAAACTTGTataacaaaaggttattatggtAATCAACTTATAATTTGGATGTCCTCAAAAGCCGTGAGTTAAAACTAAAATAGTCTCGCTAAAGTCGGTGAAAATGATAATTTGTTTTCAAGCCTCAGTGACATGTTTAATGTTTTGATTAACTAATGGAAAATCATGACGAGGTTATCTCGATGAATATGTTGGCTGTGACCTGTGAGATGTGTGATCTGTGATTAGTTTAAGCCTTTAAGGTATGGCCAGGTAATAAGAAGCAGTCTCTTTCCATGTGAAATCAAAAGATGTGAAACGACCGCCGGATCTGATTATCTCCCGTAATCTACAAGCTCGTTTTGGAAGGCTAATCCTAAGGTCAATACAACACCAAGATACTGTCAAATCTCTATGACAACAACAActagtttttttccttttctccctctctcttgcaatatttataaaataaagatgAAGGGAGCATCCTTAACCTCATTGATAATCGAGTCCAAGAAGGCAAGAAACGTTACTTTTATttcaaagataaaaatatatgctTACATATCTTCTTAAGAATCTAGATATATTTTGGACACGCAATTCATATTCCAGAattttgtgaatatatattttgaaattattataaatttatttgtaaaataaaatcatcggcataatttattaattgttGGCTGTTATTCATGGGTTATATAGCAACTATCAAAGCTTGCATGCATAATTCACTCTGCAAATcagaatttcaaaatattaagcAAATAAGATTTCTTTCCGGATAATGCGAAAACTTGAAAAAGCATTCACATGTTTCTCCCTTCTGACATGCacaaagcaaaagaaattttgctttttaaaataatatttgatactAAATcacataataattaaaatactaaaaaaatagatatcttGACCAAATAATC
The sequence above is drawn from the Brassica napus cultivar Da-Ae chromosome A8, Da-Ae, whole genome shotgun sequence genome and encodes:
- the LOC106380233 gene encoding protein FEZ-like yields the protein MEERNNDGDHKMEEVLLPGFRFHPTDEELVSFYLKRKIQHNPLSIELIRQLDIYKYDPWDLPKFATGEKEWYFYCPRDRKYRNSSRPNRVTGAGFWKATGTDRPIYSSEGNKCIGLKKSLVFYKGRAAKGVKTDWMMHEFRMPSLSEPSPSSKRFFDSPVSPNDSWAICRIFKKTNTTTLRAMPHSFVSSLPSETSIDTMSLSNTSHFSSEKILKTSSHFQVHHENMSSTTKPSSSPTSHVATINPFSYLDFTSYEKTTNVFNPVSSLDQQYLTNLFLATQETQPQFPRLASSNEFPSFLLNTSSSDSAFLGECTSQIDLSVMLAQEQCPALVSLPQEYQEKGNGEIKSMGGCNEDHHNHCGTLMFGDTGPTVEENHRHHYQDIKHNMTLLESYYSSLSSSNGDLPVCFSTT
- the LOC106379530 gene encoding 60S ribosomal protein L34-1, whose translation is MVQRLVYRSRHSYATKSNQHRIVKTPGGKLVYQTTKKRASGPKCPVTGKRIHGIPHLRPTEYKRSRLSRNRRTVNRAYGGVLSALAVRERIVRAFLVEEQKIVKKVLKLQKAKEKVANKA